Proteins from a single region of Geothrix sp. PMB-07:
- a CDS encoding secondary thiamine-phosphate synthase enzyme YjbQ — MKSHRKVLTLHVPARSGFVNITEEVARAVHESGVKEGLCLVNSMHITSSIFINDEESGLKQDYLRWLERLAPFNEGSDPAQGGYLHNRTGEDNGDAHHKRQIMGREVVVAITNGRLDFGTWEQIFYGEFDGRRDKRVLIKIIGA; from the coding sequence ATGAAAAGCCATCGCAAAGTCCTCACCCTGCACGTTCCCGCACGCTCCGGTTTCGTGAACATCACCGAGGAAGTCGCCCGCGCCGTCCATGAAAGCGGCGTCAAGGAGGGGCTCTGCCTGGTGAACAGCATGCACATCACCTCCAGCATCTTCATCAATGATGAGGAATCCGGCCTGAAGCAGGACTACCTCCGCTGGCTGGAGCGGCTGGCGCCTTTCAACGAGGGCAGCGATCCCGCCCAGGGCGGATACCTGCACAACCGCACGGGCGAAGATAACGGCGATGCCCACCACAAGCGCCAGATCATGGGCCGCGAAGTGGTGGTCGCGATCACAAATGGCCGCCTGGATTTCGGTACCTGGGAGCAGATCTTCTATGGTGAGTTCGACGGTCGCCGCGACAAGCGCGTCCTTATTAAGATCATCGGAGCCTGA